One part of the Haloprofundus halobius genome encodes these proteins:
- a CDS encoding extracellular solute-binding protein — protein MSNRNLTRRKLLALTGSMGAAGLAGCSSGGTGGGNDSGGSGDGNGSGGGGGGDGGNGDGSATFWAWNDPGLAPIREDQGEEIADQSDVISDVSWEYYPFENYLAKATTAIPAGNAPDSLALSVLWVPRFADQGVALNLEENGFDPDDYVAAARRNASFDGTLWAVPWYADCRLVAINTAMFEEAGLEIPDPTHRPSWEEFGSWIDALGEEHGSAFSMSAGEGFDCFVLSNGGGYLNEDGTEAIINNDAAIEAANYLQPKIVEDETVIARNPGGTDAIEDVLAGEAAMCFAGSWHYPRLRDSDLDWQYMPYPSGPQIDTSHTWSAGVFYTIPSRGGADREIGLEWLNYINSSEVQQGVTESMGGFPGRKDAYETDEFTQFIEDNPKLEPVAQEMENTVPFPSHPEVSKMWDSVHTQAQSMWQGEDPQQALDKAAQDINALL, from the coding sequence ATGAGCAACAGAAATCTCACCCGGCGTAAGCTTCTCGCACTGACCGGTTCGATGGGCGCGGCGGGATTGGCTGGCTGTTCGAGCGGCGGTACCGGCGGCGGGAACGACAGCGGCGGCTCCGGTGACGGCAACGGTTCCGGTGGTGGTGGCGGCGGTGACGGCGGCAACGGCGATGGGTCGGCGACGTTCTGGGCGTGGAACGACCCCGGTCTCGCGCCGATTCGCGAGGACCAGGGCGAGGAGATCGCAGACCAGAGCGACGTGATCTCCGACGTCAGTTGGGAGTACTACCCCTTCGAGAACTACCTGGCGAAGGCGACGACGGCCATCCCGGCCGGCAACGCCCCCGACAGTCTGGCGCTGTCGGTGCTGTGGGTGCCGCGCTTCGCGGACCAGGGCGTCGCGTTGAACCTCGAAGAGAACGGGTTCGACCCCGACGACTACGTCGCGGCGGCGCGCCGCAACGCCAGCTTCGACGGGACGCTCTGGGCGGTGCCGTGGTACGCGGACTGCCGGCTCGTCGCCATCAACACGGCGATGTTCGAGGAGGCCGGACTGGAGATACCGGACCCCACTCACCGTCCCAGTTGGGAGGAGTTCGGGTCGTGGATCGACGCGCTCGGCGAAGAGCACGGGAGCGCCTTCTCGATGTCGGCGGGCGAGGGGTTCGACTGCTTCGTGCTCTCGAACGGGGGCGGATACCTCAACGAGGACGGCACGGAGGCCATTATCAACAACGACGCCGCCATCGAGGCGGCGAACTACCTGCAGCCGAAGATCGTCGAGGACGAGACGGTCATCGCACGCAACCCGGGCGGTACGGACGCCATCGAGGACGTCCTCGCCGGCGAGGCGGCGATGTGTTTCGCCGGGTCGTGGCACTACCCCCGTCTGCGCGACAGCGACCTCGACTGGCAGTACATGCCGTATCCGAGCGGCCCGCAGATAGACACGAGCCACACCTGGAGCGCGGGCGTCTTCTACACCATCCCGAGTCGCGGCGGCGCCGACCGGGAGATCGGCTTAGAGTGGCTGAACTACATCAACTCGAGTGAGGTCCAACAGGGCGTCACCGAGTCGATGGGCGGATTCCCCGGGCGTAAGGACGCCTACGAGACCGACGAGTTCACCCAGTTCATCGAGGACAACCCGAAACTGGAACCGGTCGCCCAGGAGATGGAGAACACGGTGCCGTTCCCCAGCCATCCCGAGGTGTCGAAGATGTGGGACAGCGTCCACACGCAGGCGCAGTCGATGTGGCAGGGTGAGGACCCGCAACAGGCGCTCGACAAAGCGGCGCAGGACATCAACGCGCTCCTCTAA
- a CDS encoding carbohydrate ABC transporter permease, translating into MAQSQGLQRVRRRFSGYISDADVRNSDTDLSWYALVLPKAILFAAILLVPFIGAFYISLHEWAPLAQEHPFVGLDNYVRLFNDPIFWNAIINTAGYSFALLVFDVPIALGLALLLNMNLRGTKFYSAAIFLPVVTSWVVVSLIWTWLYNPEYGLLNTIIGSFGLPRLAWLQSSDTALASIALMSVWKHIGFNMVIFLAGLKGIPDDFYEAAIVDGANRWERFRYITLPLLKPTTFFVFIVTLIFSFRVYTQVYVMTQGGPVRSTYTIVYYFWQAGFQQFEMGYASAIAVVLFLIVFGLSILQQRTWGDDVEY; encoded by the coding sequence ATGGCGCAGTCACAAGGGTTACAGCGCGTCCGTCGTCGTTTCAGCGGATACATCTCCGACGCCGACGTCAGAAACTCCGACACTGACCTCTCGTGGTACGCCCTCGTCTTACCGAAGGCGATACTCTTCGCCGCGATACTGCTCGTGCCGTTCATCGGCGCGTTCTACATCAGCCTCCACGAGTGGGCGCCCTTGGCGCAGGAGCACCCGTTCGTCGGCCTCGACAACTACGTTCGACTGTTCAACGACCCCATCTTCTGGAACGCCATCATCAACACCGCCGGCTACAGTTTCGCGCTGCTCGTCTTCGACGTGCCCATCGCGCTGGGACTGGCGCTGCTGTTGAACATGAATCTCCGGGGGACGAAGTTCTACTCGGCGGCGATATTCCTCCCCGTCGTGACCTCGTGGGTCGTCGTCTCGCTCATCTGGACGTGGCTCTACAACCCCGAATACGGGCTGTTGAACACCATTATCGGGTCGTTCGGACTCCCTCGACTGGCGTGGCTCCAGAGTTCGGACACGGCGCTGGCGTCCATCGCACTGATGAGCGTCTGGAAACACATCGGCTTCAACATGGTCATCTTCCTGGCCGGACTGAAGGGAATCCCGGACGACTTCTACGAGGCGGCCATCGTCGACGGCGCGAACCGCTGGGAGCGGTTCCGTTACATCACGTTGCCGCTTCTGAAGCCGACGACGTTCTTCGTGTTCATCGTGACGCTCATCTTCTCGTTCCGCGTCTACACGCAGGTGTACGTGATGACGCAGGGCGGCCCGGTACGGTCGACGTACACCATCGTCTACTACTTCTGGCAGGCCGGCTTCCAGCAGTTCGAGATGGGGTACGCCAGCGCCATCGCCGTCGTGCTGTTCCTCATCGTCTTCGGACTGAGCATCCTCCAGCAGCGCACGTGGGGTGACGACGTTGAGTACTGA
- a CDS encoding carbohydrate ABC transporter permease, translating into MTTLSTDELEFDDGRPTVEHEGSWYDTLAKGVAHLILLTASAVMTIPFIWAFFTSLKPENEIFTTIKQIIPSDPTFINYVNVWMQNPLDRWILNSLILAVGVVFFTLLLDTLAGYALAKGEFKGKSLVYTLVIGTLVIPPQVVLVPLYLEMNAINWSNTYWAIMVLYIANPFGTFMMRQFFLGIPDSLIEAARMDGCSTFQIYTRIMLPLAKPALSSLGVFTFIFVWGAFLWPLVILNDSAMYPLQVGIGLLTGRYGSQWGQLLAAVILAALPVIAAYLLAQRTFMEGIALTGGKG; encoded by the coding sequence GTGACGACGTTGAGTACTGACGAACTCGAGTTCGACGACGGCCGGCCGACGGTCGAACACGAGGGGTCGTGGTACGACACGCTCGCGAAAGGCGTCGCCCACCTCATCTTGCTCACTGCGAGCGCCGTCATGACGATCCCGTTCATCTGGGCGTTCTTCACCTCGTTGAAGCCCGAGAACGAGATATTCACCACCATCAAGCAGATCATTCCGTCGGACCCGACGTTCATCAACTACGTCAACGTCTGGATGCAGAACCCGCTCGACCGGTGGATACTCAACAGTCTCATCCTCGCGGTCGGCGTCGTGTTCTTCACGCTGCTTCTGGACACGCTCGCGGGCTACGCGCTCGCGAAGGGCGAGTTCAAGGGGAAGTCGCTCGTGTACACGCTCGTCATCGGGACGCTCGTAATCCCGCCGCAGGTGGTGCTGGTGCCGCTGTACCTGGAGATGAACGCCATCAACTGGTCGAACACGTACTGGGCCATCATGGTACTGTACATCGCCAACCCGTTCGGGACGTTCATGATGCGGCAGTTCTTCCTCGGCATCCCCGACTCGCTCATCGAGGCGGCGCGGATGGACGGGTGTAGCACGTTCCAGATCTACACGCGCATCATGCTGCCGCTGGCAAAACCCGCGCTGTCGTCGCTCGGTGTGTTCACGTTCATCTTCGTCTGGGGGGCGTTCCTCTGGCCGCTGGTCATCCTCAACGACTCGGCGATGTACCCCCTTCAGGTCGGCATCGGCCTGCTCACCGGACGCTACGGTTCGCAGTGGGGGCAACTGCTGGCGGCGGTCATCCTGGCGGCCCTGCCCGTCATCGCGGCGTACCTGCTCGCCCAGCGGACGTTCATGGAGGGTATCGCCCTCACGGGGGGGAAAGGGTAG